One Candidatus Hydrogenedentota bacterium genomic window, GGCATACTGCTCAATGTGCCCGCGCGCGGACGCGGCGTGGCCATCGGCTGAGGGTGTCATGGCGGCCGCGGCGGAGCGCCCCGGCGGAAAGAGATTGAACCGAATGGAAAAAAGTCTTGTAATCAACGTGAACCCCCTCGAAACCCGCATCGCGGTGCTGGAGGACGGGCGCCTGGCGGAGCTGATGATCGAGCGGGAGGAGAATCCCAGCGTTGTCGGCAACATCTACCGGGGCCGGGTGGACTCGGTGCTTCCGGGAATCCAGGCCGCCTTCATAGACATCGGGACGGACAAGAACGGGTTTCTTTACGTGTCCGACATCGCCGGGGCCGAGGGCACGGGCGACATCGAGCTGGTGGACGGCATGCCCCGCGCGAAGACGCGCGCCAAGCGCGCGCGCCAGCAGCCCATCGAGACGATGCTCAAGCGGGACCAGCACATCATGGTGCAGGTGGTCAAGGACCGCCTCGGGACCAAGGGGCCGCGCCTCACAAACTTCATCACCCTGCCCGGCCGTTTCCTGGTGCTCATGCCCACGGTGAAGACCCTGGGCATCTCCCGGAAAATCGAGTCGGAAAAGGACCGGGAGCGGATCAAGAGAATCCTGAAGGAGCTGCGCCCCCCCGGGCTGGGGCTGATCACGCGGACCGCGGGCGCGGGGCAGAGCCGCGAGGAGTTCAAGAAGGACGTGGACTACCTGAACACCAACTGGGAGCGGGTCCGGACCAAGTTCGAGACGGGCCGGGGCCCCGCCCTCCTGCGCGAGGACCTCGGGCCCATCCTGCGCATCGTGCGCGACCAGTTCACCGAGGAGTTCGACCGGCTCGTGGTGGACGACGAGAACGAGTATGACCGGATTTGCAGTTTCCTCGACCACTTCGCGCCGCACCTGCGGGGCCGCGCCAAGCTCCACAAGAGCCGCCAGCCCCTCTTTGAGAAGATGGGCATCGAGGAGGAGATCGCCAAGGCGCTCCGGCGCAAGGTCTTCCTCAAGAGCGGCGGCCACATCTGCATAGACCAGACCGAGGCGCTCATCGCCATAGACGTGAACACGGGCAAGTTCACCGGCAAGAAGGGCCTCGAGGAGACCGTGTTCCAGACCAACATCGAGGCCGCCGACGAGGTTGCCCGGCAGGTGCGCCTGCGCGACATGGGCGGCATCATCGTCATTGACTTCATAGACATGGAGATCACGGCGAACCGGCGCACCCTCATGAAGAAATTCACGGACGCCCTGAAAAAGGACCGCGCCCGGTTCACCGTGTCCGAGGTCAGCGAGCTGGGCATGATCGAGATGACCCGCAAGCGGGTGAAGCACAACCTCATCAAGGCCCTCTCGCAGCCCTGCCCCTACTGCGAGGGGAGCGGCATGGTCCGCAGCGTCACCACCATGACCTTTGACACGCTCCGGCGCCTCCAGAGCCTGTTTTACCGGACCAAGGAGCAGCAGTTGATCCTGCAGGTTCACAACGACGTGGCGCGGCGGCTCCAGACGGAGAACAAGCCCCTGCTCGACCTCCTCCTTGAAAAGTTCGACCGCACCCTGACGGTCGAGGCCGTGGACTCGTTCCACATCCACGACGTGCGCCTGCTGCGCGCGCGCAACCGCCGTGAAATCGCCCTGGAGGACTTCGCCAAGGGCATCATGGACCCGGACTGATGGCGGCGGCTCGGAGCGCGATTGAGGAGCTTGCCCGCGCGGCCCGCTGCGAGGCGCGCGGGGACGACCTGACCCGGCAGCTTTACGCCACGGACGCCTCGCTTTACCAGGTGGTTCCCGCCGGGGTCGCCTTTCCGAAGAGCGCCGCGGAGACCGCCTCGGCGGTGCGCGCGGCGGCGGCGGCGGGCCTTTCCGTCACCGCGCGCGGCGCGGGCAGCGGCCTGGCCGGGGGCGCCCTGGGCGAGGGGCTTGTCGTGGACCTGGCCCGGCACAACCGGCGCATCACCGGCTTTGATCCGGAGGCCCGGACGGTGCGGGTCGAGGTGGGGGTGGTGCTGGACCAGTTGAACGATTTTCTTCAGCCCCACGGTTTGGTCTTCGGCCCGGACGTGGCCACCAGCTCCCGCGCCACCGTGGGCGGCATGCTCGGCAACAACTCCTCCGGCGCGCGCGCGCCCCTGTACGGCACCACCATTGACCACACGGAAAGCGTGGAGGTGGTGCTGGCGGACGGCACGGTGGCGGAGCTGGGTCCGGAGAGCCCCGCCCTGCGCGGCATGCTGTCCGGGGTGGACCCGAAGATCAGGGCGGCGGCGGGGCTGGTCCGGGAGCGCTTCCACAGGCGCATCTGCAAGCGGTGGCCGGGTTACGGGCTGGACCGTTACCTCCCCGGCCTCGAGGACGGCGGCGGCGACCTCTCCAAACTGATCGGCGGCAGCGAGGGCACCCTGGGCCTGGTCTTCGCCGCCACCCTGCGCGTTGTGCCCCTGCCACCGGGCAAGGGCGTGGGCCTGCTCTTTTTCGACTCCGCGGCGGACGCCTTCGACGCGTCCGTCGCCCTGATGCCGCTGAAACCCGCCGCGGTCGAGCATATTGACGACGCGCTTTTCGACCAGACCCGGGGCCAGCGGGCCTTCCAGGCCGCGCGCGACCTGCTCGAACTGGATACCAAGCCCTGCCGGTCCATTCTCATCGTGGAGTTCTACGGGGACGAGCGGGACAAGCTCGCCGAAATGGCGCGGCTCGGTCTTGGGACGCGCCGCCACCTCTGCGCGGACGCGCGGGAGATGGCCCTGGTCTGGCATCTGCGCAAGGCGGGCCTGTCCCTGCTCACGGGGCGGCCCGGCGCCGCCAAGCCAGTGCCGGGCATCGAGGATGTCTGCGTACCCCCGGCGCGCCTGCCCGAGTACACCGCCGCGCTGCGCGCGCTTTTTGACCGGTTCGGCGTGGAGGGGTCTTTTTACGGCCACGCGGGCTCGGGCCTGCTCCATGTGCGACCCGTGCTCGACCTGCACCGCGCGGCGGGCGTCGCCGCCTACCGCGGGATCGGGGAGGAGGTCGCCGCCATCTGCCGCCACTTCGACGGGTCCCTC contains:
- a CDS encoding Rne/Rng family ribonuclease, producing the protein MEKSLVINVNPLETRIAVLEDGRLAELMIEREENPSVVGNIYRGRVDSVLPGIQAAFIDIGTDKNGFLYVSDIAGAEGTGDIELVDGMPRAKTRAKRARQQPIETMLKRDQHIMVQVVKDRLGTKGPRLTNFITLPGRFLVLMPTVKTLGISRKIESEKDRERIKRILKELRPPGLGLITRTAGAGQSREEFKKDVDYLNTNWERVRTKFETGRGPALLREDLGPILRIVRDQFTEEFDRLVVDDENEYDRICSFLDHFAPHLRGRAKLHKSRQPLFEKMGIEEEIAKALRRKVFLKSGGHICIDQTEALIAIDVNTGKFTGKKGLEETVFQTNIEAADEVARQVRLRDMGGIIVIDFIDMEITANRRTLMKKFTDALKKDRARFTVSEVSELGMIEMTRKRVKHNLIKALSQPCPYCEGSGMVRSVTTMTFDTLRRLQSLFYRTKEQQLILQVHNDVARRLQTENKPLLDLLLEKFDRTLTVEAVDSFHIHDVRLLRARNRREIALEDFAKGIMDPD